In Falco naumanni isolate bFalNau1 chromosome 15, bFalNau1.pat, whole genome shotgun sequence, the DNA window AAGAGCCTGTATCTGATTCCATTGACTCAGGATAGTTTTCTGTCACTGGGGTGTTGGGGATCTGCCCTCCCATATGCATTCGGATGTGCTGCTGTAGCACAACAGCATTGGTGAATTTTTTCTGGCAGATCGGGCACGAATGTTGTACTCTCAGCGGGGGCATGGCACGATGGACGCTGTAATGAGTCTTTAAGTTGCCTTTAGTAGTGAAAGCACGGCCACAGATTTTACACTTAAACGGCCTCTCACCGGTATGTGTGCGATAATGCATTTTCAGTGCACTCTGGCAACTGAGAACTCGGTGGCAAATGATACACTCGTTAGGATCAGTTGCCTTTTTGTCAATGTTTTCTACCAGCTGTTGCAATTTTGATGTTTCAGATGCTGGCGTTGAATCCAATAGCCCTCCAAATGGAAACTTTGCCTTAAATTGCTCTGACATTAGAGGCATCAGTGGATTCGTAAATGTGGTGACACCACTGGAGCCCGAGTCTGCTGCCGGTGAGCTCACAGAGCTGCTCATGTTCGTGATAGCGCTTGTGTTTTGAgggttttcttccattttgccATTTGAGGTAGGCAAAGCACCAGCCTCTACCTCATCAGAAAGTCCGTTGGAAATTTTTGATGTGGGATCAGCTGTTCCCGAGTCACTCTTGACAGAGCAGGGAGGGCTAGCAGAAGGATGGCTAATGGGAATCGGCTGAGGCTCCTCAGTTTTGATGAATGGGGTCAAGCTTGGAATCGTTGGTGGGAGTGGCAGGCCAACAGAAGTCGTCAGGGTGGAGAGGACTGGCTTGCTGTCCAGCCAGCTCGTGACAGGTTTCTCTGGCGGTATAGACATCCCATAAGGAATACCCGTGCTCGTAGGAATATTGTCCAAATGCTCCGGCACCGGGTACGGATTCATCTGAATATGagggtatttttctttatgacGCTGAAAGTGGACTTTTAAGTTTCCCTTTGTGGAGAATCTGTTTCCACAGATGTTGCATTTAAATGGCCTCTCGCCAGTGTGAGAACGTAAATGAATCTGCAAGGCACTGTCACTCCCAAACACTTTAGCACAGAACCTGCATTTATGCTTAAAGAATGCCTCATCTGAATTACTTTTTGCTTCAAAAGCAGTTACATTTGgtggcttgctttttctttgctgtgccAAGGCAGTCAAGGAGTTTAAATCCTCTGCAGGTGTTCCAATATTGGACAAGGGACTGGAGAAAACAGAGTTACTAGGGGTGGGCTGAGGTAGAAGTGGATTAGATGCAGGACTCAATAAACTGCTTATTGCAAAAGCTGGTGAAGATGATGCTGATACTGGTGGGTTGTTGAGCTGTGAGCCACCAATACTTGAAGCCACTTTTTCTGAGGACGGTGTTGTAACTGCTGCTGCCAATATGTTAATATTTGGAGAAGAGCCACTACTGGATGGAATTAGAGTGTTGCCAGGGTTGCTCTGAGGTAGCTGTATAGGGGGTAGCTGTTTCACACCACTGATGCTGGCAGATTGACTAGCAAGACTTTGTGCTaatccagctgctgcagccagctgctgggatAAATGGGAACTTAATGTGGACAAGGGGTTGGCAGACGTTCGTAAAGTACCTTGAGAAGGGCTCGAAGATGTTGGCATGTCTGTATTTTGGGAAGCCAACAATAATATTTGGTGACGAATTTGTTCAATCAGTTGCAACTGAtggatctgctgctgctgtaacgCCAACAGTTGCTCCATCAGGGCAGGTACAGCAAGCTTACTGTTCGATGCACCGTTACATCTCGCTTCCTGTGAGAACTGTGCTACTGCCACTTTAGTACTCTGAAGGTTTTCAATTATTACATTACTATTTATCACTGAAAAGTTGCCTAATGTTGTCAAATCCCCTATGTGAGGTAGAGAGGTTGTTACAGCTGAGGTACCCATTGTGGAGCTGTTACTGCTTGTAATACTATTGTTGACGCTCTTGGAACTGCTACTGCTATTGTTAATGCTGGAAGCCTCCACATCCATGGATTCTTCCCTGTCAAGTTTGTTATGCTCTGAAAGGTCACTGCAGTCTACTTGATCTGTGTTATTAACTGTGTCATTCATCTGTTCATCAGGATTATCAGAAGGGGAACTAGGAGGGAAGGTTTCAGAAGGAGAAGCTGGATTTTCATTCACAATTAAAACTAATTGATTTTTAGTACAATTCTTCTTGTGTTGCAGGAGATCTGATAATTCAAAGAACTCAGCACAGCACCTGCCACAGACATGGGCATCCTTGTTCTTAGTGGTTCGATTTGCTTGACCCTTTTCTGTGTCTCCTAAAACATCAAAAGATGATGGATTAGGAACCAACcagtaatacaaaaaaattctgcaggacATTTTATTTAGAAGTACTGGTTTTGTCTACCGCTCTAAAATAGACTAAGATCGTATGTGAAACTAGATCAATATTTTACTTCACAAAAATAAGtcaaaagcaacatttaaaaCTGTACAAGGGAGTTTTATCAATCCCTGTGCCTTTGATGACCATTTGCTTCAGATAATCcatcaaaatataaaatactatgAACTGAAGGCATTGGAGCATAATGAAATTCCATAGCAAAGTATTGATTTCCAATAATTCATACTGCTTATTGTCTAGTTGTCCACTGAGTGCAAATCAGCCATTTGAAGGACTCATTAGACTCTCACGTTCCTGTCAACCTTGTTCATTTTCAACTGATTCAAAGATATCTGTGACAGTTGCCCCATCACTAAACTAATTTGTAGTCATGCGAGGTCCCAATCAGTTGttgacaagaaaataaaaaactatGTATTACCAAGCCACGGACTGacaacccccccccaccccccaccccatttcTTCCAAGTTGCCACATAAGGTGTAAGCTATGAACCTGTTAAGAAGGACTGGTTTTCCCACCAAACTTAATTCTGCTGTAGTTACAgacaaaccaaacagaaaaattcttatAAAATGGTAACATTTACCATAAAACGGTGAAGTGCCGAGGCACTT includes these proteins:
- the SALL1 gene encoding sal-like protein 1 isoform X2; its protein translation is MEMKLLFSLPGYRKLRDTEKGQANRTTKNKDAHVCGRCCAEFFELSDLLQHKKNCTKNQLVLIVNENPASPSETFPPSSPSDNPDEQMNDTVNNTDQVDCSDLSEHNKLDREESMDVEASSINNSSSSSKSVNNSITSSNSSTMGTSAVTTSLPHIGDLTTLGNFSVINSNVIIENLQSTKVAVAQFSQEARCNGASNSKLAVPALMEQLLALQQQQIHQLQLIEQIRHQILLLASQNTDMPTSSSPSQGTLRTSANPLSTLSSHLSQQLAAAAGLAQSLASQSASISGVKQLPPIQLPQSNPGNTLIPSSSGSSPNINILAAAVTTPSSEKVASSIGGSQLNNPPVSASSSPAFAISSLLSPASNPLLPQPTPSNSVFSSPLSNIGTPAEDLNSLTALAQQRKSKPPNVTAFEAKSNSDEAFFKHKCRFCAKVFGSDSALQIHLRSHTGERPFKCNICGNRFSTKGNLKVHFQRHKEKYPHIQMNPYPVPEHLDNIPTSTGIPYGMSIPPEKPVTSWLDSKPVLSTLTTSVGLPLPPTIPSLTPFIKTEEPQPIPISHPSASPPCSVKSDSGTADPTSKISNGLSDEVEAGALPTSNGKMEENPQNTSAITNMSSSVSSPAADSGSSGVTTFTNPLMPLMSEQFKAKFPFGGLLDSTPASETSKLQQLVENIDKKATDPNECIICHRVLSCQSALKMHYRTHTGERPFKCKICGRAFTTKGNLKTHYSVHRAMPPLRVQHSCPICQKKFTNAVVLQQHIRMHMGGQIPNTPVTENYPESMESDTGSFDDKNFDDIDNFSDENMEDCPDSSVPDTPKSADASQDSLSSSPLPLEMSSIAALENQMKMINAGLAEQLQASLKSVENGSVEGDILTNDSSSVGGDMESQSAGSPAVSESTSSMQALSPSNSTNDYHKSPSIEEKPVRALPSEFANGLSPTPANSGALDLTSSSTDKMIKEESLSMLFPFRDRGKFKNTACDICGKTFACQSALDIHYRSHTKERPFICTVCNRGFSTKGNLKQHMLTHQMRDLPSQLFEPNSSIGPNQNSSVMPANSLSSLIKTEVNGFMHSSPQDSKEVPSGLVASGPLSSSATSPVLLPALPRRTPKQHYCNTCGKTFSSSSALQIHERTHTGEKPFACTICGRAFTTKGNLKVHMGTHMWNSTPARRGRRLSVDGPMTFLGGNPAKFPEMFQKDLAVRSGNGDPSSFWNQYAAALSNGLAMKTNEISVIQNGGIPPAPGGLGNGGSSPISGLTGSLEKLQNSEPNAPLAGLEKMASNENGTNFRFTRFVEDNKEIVTN
- the SALL1 gene encoding sal-like protein 1 isoform X1, translated to MSRRKQAKPQHFQSDPDLALLSQRNGDTEKGQANRTTKNKDAHVCGRCCAEFFELSDLLQHKKNCTKNQLVLIVNENPASPSETFPPSSPSDNPDEQMNDTVNNTDQVDCSDLSEHNKLDREESMDVEASSINNSSSSSKSVNNSITSSNSSTMGTSAVTTSLPHIGDLTTLGNFSVINSNVIIENLQSTKVAVAQFSQEARCNGASNSKLAVPALMEQLLALQQQQIHQLQLIEQIRHQILLLASQNTDMPTSSSPSQGTLRTSANPLSTLSSHLSQQLAAAAGLAQSLASQSASISGVKQLPPIQLPQSNPGNTLIPSSSGSSPNINILAAAVTTPSSEKVASSIGGSQLNNPPVSASSSPAFAISSLLSPASNPLLPQPTPSNSVFSSPLSNIGTPAEDLNSLTALAQQRKSKPPNVTAFEAKSNSDEAFFKHKCRFCAKVFGSDSALQIHLRSHTGERPFKCNICGNRFSTKGNLKVHFQRHKEKYPHIQMNPYPVPEHLDNIPTSTGIPYGMSIPPEKPVTSWLDSKPVLSTLTTSVGLPLPPTIPSLTPFIKTEEPQPIPISHPSASPPCSVKSDSGTADPTSKISNGLSDEVEAGALPTSNGKMEENPQNTSAITNMSSSVSSPAADSGSSGVTTFTNPLMPLMSEQFKAKFPFGGLLDSTPASETSKLQQLVENIDKKATDPNECIICHRVLSCQSALKMHYRTHTGERPFKCKICGRAFTTKGNLKTHYSVHRAMPPLRVQHSCPICQKKFTNAVVLQQHIRMHMGGQIPNTPVTENYPESMESDTGSFDDKNFDDIDNFSDENMEDCPDSSVPDTPKSADASQDSLSSSPLPLEMSSIAALENQMKMINAGLAEQLQASLKSVENGSVEGDILTNDSSSVGGDMESQSAGSPAVSESTSSMQALSPSNSTNDYHKSPSIEEKPVRALPSEFANGLSPTPANSGALDLTSSSTDKMIKEESLSMLFPFRDRGKFKNTACDICGKTFACQSALDIHYRSHTKERPFICTVCNRGFSTKGNLKQHMLTHQMRDLPSQLFEPNSSIGPNQNSSVMPANSLSSLIKTEVNGFMHSSPQDSKEVPSGLVASGPLSSSATSPVLLPALPRRTPKQHYCNTCGKTFSSSSALQIHERTHTGEKPFACTICGRAFTTKGNLKVHMGTHMWNSTPARRGRRLSVDGPMTFLGGNPAKFPEMFQKDLAVRSGNGDPSSFWNQYAAALSNGLAMKTNEISVIQNGGIPPAPGGLGNGGSSPISGLTGSLEKLQNSEPNAPLAGLEKMASNENGTNFRFTRFVEDNKEIVTN
- the SALL1 gene encoding sal-like protein 1 isoform X3; protein product: MNDTVNNTDQVDCSDLSEHNKLDREESMDVEASSINNSSSSSKSVNNSITSSNSSTMGTSAVTTSLPHIGDLTTLGNFSVINSNVIIENLQSTKVAVAQFSQEARCNGASNSKLAVPALMEQLLALQQQQIHQLQLIEQIRHQILLLASQNTDMPTSSSPSQGTLRTSANPLSTLSSHLSQQLAAAAGLAQSLASQSASISGVKQLPPIQLPQSNPGNTLIPSSSGSSPNINILAAAVTTPSSEKVASSIGGSQLNNPPVSASSSPAFAISSLLSPASNPLLPQPTPSNSVFSSPLSNIGTPAEDLNSLTALAQQRKSKPPNVTAFEAKSNSDEAFFKHKCRFCAKVFGSDSALQIHLRSHTGERPFKCNICGNRFSTKGNLKVHFQRHKEKYPHIQMNPYPVPEHLDNIPTSTGIPYGMSIPPEKPVTSWLDSKPVLSTLTTSVGLPLPPTIPSLTPFIKTEEPQPIPISHPSASPPCSVKSDSGTADPTSKISNGLSDEVEAGALPTSNGKMEENPQNTSAITNMSSSVSSPAADSGSSGVTTFTNPLMPLMSEQFKAKFPFGGLLDSTPASETSKLQQLVENIDKKATDPNECIICHRVLSCQSALKMHYRTHTGERPFKCKICGRAFTTKGNLKTHYSVHRAMPPLRVQHSCPICQKKFTNAVVLQQHIRMHMGGQIPNTPVTENYPESMESDTGSFDDKNFDDIDNFSDENMEDCPDSSVPDTPKSADASQDSLSSSPLPLEMSSIAALENQMKMINAGLAEQLQASLKSVENGSVEGDILTNDSSSVGGDMESQSAGSPAVSESTSSMQALSPSNSTNDYHKSPSIEEKPVRALPSEFANGLSPTPANSGALDLTSSSTDKMIKEESLSMLFPFRDRGKFKNTACDICGKTFACQSALDIHYRSHTKERPFICTVCNRGFSTKGNLKQHMLTHQMRDLPSQLFEPNSSIGPNQNSSVMPANSLSSLIKTEVNGFMHSSPQDSKEVPSGLVASGPLSSSATSPVLLPALPRRTPKQHYCNTCGKTFSSSSALQIHERTHTGEKPFACTICGRAFTTKGNLKVHMGTHMWNSTPARRGRRLSVDGPMTFLGGNPAKFPEMFQKDLAVRSGNGDPSSFWNQYAAALSNGLAMKTNEISVIQNGGIPPAPGGLGNGGSSPISGLTGSLEKLQNSEPNAPLAGLEKMASNENGTNFRFTRFVEDNKEIVTN